The DNA region CCAAGGAGTACCATTATCCTTAGCGATCGCTGAATATATTCACGCAAAAAGACCCCAAACCAGATTTGTGATTCCCGTTGCGCCGACATTGGATTTACAAACTTTAGCGAGTTTTGCTGATACACAGAAAAACCCTTTTGTCAAGGTATTTGGCGATGTATCTGCTACTTTAGTTGAATCTGAGCATCCCGTGCTGAAAACTGAAACGGGTTTGTGTTTGGAATTGTGCAGAGAACATCCCGCCCATGAATTATTATCCCAATGTACTATCTGTTTAACCACCGTAGGCGCAAACACAGCTGAACTCGGTGCTTTGGCTGTGCCGATGATTGTGATGATACCGACACAACAACTTGATGCGATGCGTTCTTGGGATGGTTTACCGGGATTGTTAGCTAATTTACCTGGGGTAGGTTCTACTTTTGCAAAAGTAATTAACTCGCTGGTGTTGAGTCGCAAAGGTTTATTAGCATGGCCGAATATCTGGGCGAAGGAGGAGATTGTACCAGAACTGGTGGGCAAACTTCAGCCGCAAGAGGTGGCAGAAATAGTTTTGGACTTTTTGGATCATCCAGAAAAATTAGCAGCAATTAGGGCGAAATTACGCAGTGTTAGGGGAGAAAGCGGTGCAGCCCAAAAGTTAGCAGGTTTAGTGCGTGATATTTTGTAAATTAGCCTTGGCGACTAGAAGTCGCGGCTACACAGACGAAACCCACCTACGTTGGTTTAATTAATCGGGAAAACTGGCGTTCTGTCGTCCCAGTTCATAAATACCAGAAATAATACAAGCCATGATACCGACGCTGATTCCCCAACTGCGTCCTAAGCTAATTTCTATCAGCCAGTTGGATAAAGCGCCAATGAGCAGAAAAGGGACGATGCTAAATAGTGAGGCGTAAAAAGCGTTTTGGGATTCTCTGGCTTCCCGTGTCTTTTCAAATTCGGTTTGGCTGGTGTAAAGCGATCGCTCGGCAAAATTAAACCACCGATTCAGCTGCTCAATAATTTTTTCACGCAGTGACGAAAAAGCGAAGTATAGCGCCAATGACCACACACTCGCACCAGCGATCGCTACTGTGTTGATCTCAAAACGGAAAGGAAAAATTTCAGTGATCATAGCTTGGGGATGTTCTGCAAATGGCCAAGTTAACTTTGACATCCTCCCCGCCGTAAACGGTCGGGGATTCCTAAGACTCACGACTTAGGTTTCTGTTTCTTTCCACTTCGACTACGCTTAGTGGTTTTTCGCAACTGCCCTTTAGACTCAAGCCTATCAGGTCTTATGTTCGCTCCACAGACTGAAACTGCGAGTCCCGCAGCCAAAATATTTTTACTAGCGTTGATGTCTCTATCGTGGTGTGTCCCACAGTTGGGGCAATCCCACTCTCTGATATTCAGAGGCAGTTGATCAACAATGTGTCCGCAGTGACCACAGCGTTTTGAACTGGGAAACCATCGGTCAATCTTGACGAAGTTACGACCATACCAATCGCACTTGTATTCTAGTTGTCTAACTAGCTCACCCCAACTAGCATCACTAATTGAAAGAGCGAGTTTTTTGTTTTTGACCATATTCTTCACAGACAAATCTTCGACTGCAATCAATTGGTTTTCTCGAACCAGTCGGGTTGTCAATTTGTGAAGAAAATCATGACGAGCATCACTAATTTCTGCATGAACTTTAGCGACTTTTAGTCTTGCCTTGTGGCGATTCTTAGATCCTTTTTGCTTGCGGCTAAGAGCTTTCTGAGCTTTGTGCAATTTACGACGTTTAGTTTTAAACGCTTTAGGATTAGCGATTTTTTCACCATTACTCAAAGCGATCAAGCTGGTAATTCCCAAGTCCAAGCCAATTTGATTACCCGACTTAGGTAATGCCTCGATTGCAACATCCACCAACATTGAAACAGTCCACCGTCCAGAAGGCGAGAGCTTGACTGTAATTGTTGATGGTTCTGCACTTTCAGGAAGTTGCCGACTCCATCGGATTTCTATTGGTTGAGCGCATTTGGCTAAAAATATTTTGCCATCTTTCCACCTGAAAGCAGCTTTAGTAAATTCAGCATTACCACCATGATGCTTTTTCTTAAAGTTTGGATATTTTGCCCGTCCTGCAAAAAAATTAGTAAAGGCAGTTTGTAGATGTCGCAAACCTTGCTGTAATGGCACACTGCTAACTTCATTCAAAAACTGCAAGTCTTCAAGATTTTTCCAACTAGTCAGCATTGTTGAAGTTTCGGAGTATCCGACTCGCTCGCTTCGTTCATACCATGCTTGTGTCCTTGCAGCAAGAGCGCGGTTGTAAACTAATCGAGCGCAACCCATCGTTTTTCTGAGCAAGGTTTCTTGCTCAGAAGTTGGATAGAATCGGTACTTGAATGCTTTTTGTGTCATTCTTACATTATATCAGATATTCTGTAAGAAATCTGAATTAATCAAAGCCGATGCTCAAAGCACAGGGTTTTAAACCCAATTTTCTGATAAATTAACCTTTTAAGCATTTTAAGCATAAACGCTTACAGAATTTTCTTGTCTTGCTAACTCTCTCGGTAATAAAAATACATCACCTCACCCCCAACTCCTCTTCTTGTTAAGGAGAGGGGAGAGTTAGACGCAAGTCATAGAGGGGGTTTTGTAGAATTAGCTGCGGGGATTTAGGGGATATGAGGGGCGTGCCACTGCAATCATTTATGACTATAAGAGAATTATAATTTTGGTGATTAGTCCCTGTGGCTAGGGATAAATCAATCAGGCGATCGCTGTACGGAACTATAAGATGTCACGGCGATCGCTTCTCTATCATTGACTATTCTTTGCGGTTGCTTGGTGCTGGTGTTTTACTGAACAGAAACCACCATAGTTCTAGTCCAATTAACGCTAAACCACCCACAGTCACACCAACTTTCAATCCTAACGGTTGGTCGATGGCTTGAAATTGGCTAGTTTCACCGGATGAATGGGTGGGGATTGCGGCTGATGCGGTTCCCATAGACAACCCGAAAGCGGTAAGGCAAGCCCAAAGCAGATTTTTGCTGAACATTGGTTAAATTATTCTACAATTCAAGATATGACTTTTGGTTGAAATTTACGCAATCTCAGGGCATTTGTCACCACAGAGATGGAAGATAAAGCCATTGCAGCACCGGCGAGAATAGGATTTAGCAACCAGCCAAACAAAGGAAACAGAATTCCCGCAGCTACAGGAATGCCGATGACGTTGTAGATAAAGGCAAAGAACAGGTTTTGGCGGATATTGCGAATGGTCGCCCGGCTGAGTTGAATGGCTGTGACGATTCCTTGTAAGTCTCCTGAAATCAGAGTAATATCACTAGCTGCGATCGCCACATCTGTTCCAGTTCCAATGGCAATACCCACATCTGCTTGCGCTAGTGCAGGTGCATCATTAATACCATCACCCACCATCGCCACAATTTTAGCTTGACCCTTTTCGCCTTGCAGAGATTGAATCATGGCAACTTTTTGGTCTGGGCGCACCTCTGCAAACACTCGCTGGATGCCAACTTGTTGCGCGATCGCTTCCGCAGTTTTGCGATTATCTCCAGTCAACATTACTACTTCTAAACCTAGTTTTTGCAGTATTTTTACTGCGGCGCTAGATGAAGGCTTCAGAGCATCGGCAATGCCCATCACACCTTGAATTTCTCCATCTACGGCAATTAAAATCACTGTTTTAGCCGCAGTTTCCCAGACATCTTTATACTGCTGGAGAGTATCAGTATTAATTCCCAATTCTGACATCCAGCGTTGTGTCCCGATTTGCACAAACCTGTCTGAAACCACAGCTTGCACACCACTACCGGCGATCGCTGTAAAGTTATTCGCCTCAGTTAAACTCACCTCTTGGGATTGGGCATATTTTACCACCGCCTCAGCCAAGGGATGCTCAGAATTGCGTTCCACAGCAGCCGCCAACTGTAAAAGCTGGAGTTCATTATGATTAGCCGTACCGTTGACAGCGACAAAATCTGTAACCGTGGGTTTTCCTTCAGTTAAAGTCCCAGTTTTATCGAGAACAATGGTTTGAATTTTGTGTGCGAGTTCTAAGCTTTGGGCATCCTTAATTAAAATACCATTTTCCGCCCCTTTCCCAGTCCCAACCATAATTGAAGTGGGAGTAGCTAGACCCAAAGCACAGGGACAGGCGATAATCAATACACCCACCGTTGTCATGATTGCCAGGGTAAAGTTACCCATGAAATTAAACCAAATCACAAAAGTGGCGATCGCGATCGCAATCACAACAGGTACAAACCATCCAGTAACCTGATCAGCCAATCGTTGAATAGGTGCTTTAGAACCTTGGGCTTGCTGCACAAGTTTGACGATTTGCGACAAAAACGTATCATTCCCGACTCGTGTCGCCCGAAACTGAAAACTACCAGTTTTGTTAATCGTCGCCCCAATCACCTCATCCCCTGGATGCTTCTGCACAG from Nodularia sp. LEGE 06071 includes:
- a CDS encoding lipid-A-disaccharide synthase, with the translated sequence MTKPVDIVILSNGPGEVTTWVRPVVKALRQELGDDPAVVRISVVLSPCPNASGKEAAIALSYPEVDRVQSAEHFWQFLLWGKTFENWEWRDRGVVVFLGGDQIFPVFIGKKLGYRTVVYAEWDARWHNWIDRFGVMQSKVAEKVSPKYAHKFTVVGDLMLEAQKLEQVITPHSSHSTEIIGLLPGSKAAKLSQGVPLSLAIAEYIHAKRPQTRFVIPVAPTLDLQTLASFADTQKNPFVKVFGDVSATLVESEHPVLKTETGLCLELCREHPAHELLSQCTICLTTVGANTAELGALAVPMIVMIPTQQLDAMRSWDGLPGLLANLPGVGSTFAKVINSLVLSRKGLLAWPNIWAKEEIVPELVGKLQPQEVAEIVLDFLDHPEKLAAIRAKLRSVRGESGAAQKLAGLVRDIL
- a CDS encoding RNA-guided endonuclease InsQ/TnpB family protein; the protein is MTQKAFKYRFYPTSEQETLLRKTMGCARLVYNRALAARTQAWYERSERVGYSETSTMLTSWKNLEDLQFLNEVSSVPLQQGLRHLQTAFTNFFAGRAKYPNFKKKHHGGNAEFTKAAFRWKDGKIFLAKCAQPIEIRWSRQLPESAEPSTITVKLSPSGRWTVSMLVDVAIEALPKSGNQIGLDLGITSLIALSNGEKIANPKAFKTKRRKLHKAQKALSRKQKGSKNRHKARLKVAKVHAEISDARHDFLHKLTTRLVRENQLIAVEDLSVKNMVKNKKLALSISDASWGELVRQLEYKCDWYGRNFVKIDRWFPSSKRCGHCGHIVDQLPLNIREWDCPNCGTHHDRDINASKNILAAGLAVSVCGANIRPDRLESKGQLRKTTKRSRSGKKQKPKS
- a CDS encoding heavy metal translocating P-type ATPase, which translates into the protein MDTLTLKLRGMSCASCANNIDQAIRLVPGVIDCNVNFGAEQTTINYDQKRTDLKTIQAAIDAAGYSSSLPQKDILAGEDEAEKAIKLAEDREITHKVIVGGVIGMIMFVGSIPMMTGLNVPFIPAFLHNYWVQLLLTTPVQFWCGWSFYVNGWKALKHRTATMDTLIAVGTGAAFLYSVFVTLFPGFFMAQGLMPHVYYEVSVTVIALILLGRLLEHRARGKTSEAIHKLIGLQPKNAKVIRNGVEMDIPITEVAINDVILVRPGEKIPVDGEVITGASTVDEAMVTGESLPVQKHPGDEVIGATINKTGSFQFRATRVGNDTFLSQIVKLVQQAQGSKAPIQRLADQVTGWFVPVVIAIAIATFVIWFNFMGNFTLAIMTTVGVLIIACPCALGLATPTSIMVGTGKGAENGILIKDAQSLELAHKIQTIVLDKTGTLTEGKPTVTDFVAVNGTANHNELQLLQLAAAVERNSEHPLAEAVVKYAQSQEVSLTEANNFTAIAGSGVQAVVSDRFVQIGTQRWMSELGINTDTLQQYKDVWETAAKTVILIAVDGEIQGVMGIADALKPSSSAAVKILQKLGLEVVMLTGDNRKTAEAIAQQVGIQRVFAEVRPDQKVAMIQSLQGEKGQAKIVAMVGDGINDAPALAQADVGIAIGTGTDVAIAASDITLISGDLQGIVTAIQLSRATIRNIRQNLFFAFIYNVIGIPVAAGILFPLFGWLLNPILAGAAMALSSISVVTNALRLRKFQPKVIS